A genome region from Arachis duranensis cultivar V14167 chromosome 8, aradu.V14167.gnm2.J7QH, whole genome shotgun sequence includes the following:
- the LOC107460768 gene encoding flocculation protein FLO11-like, whose amino-acid sequence MDSGNSGSISSSGDDEYDDDSRSHSLFLNPNQNPPDANFFSASSSSAINLLPSSSTTFPPQYSFINLDTNHSSSSSSSSQRLLSIQPPPTLPSSSSSSLFLQPAPPPPPPPTTTTIGVAHHRNANTKKRSRASRRAPTTVLTTDTTNFRSMVQEFTGIPSPPFSSAFSRRLDLLATSASLRSSSGVIPHMDFHPLTRTFAQSQSQSPSPSPNPNQLLFHHHNHTSSMLDAMASTTTASNNPLNFHLPPDLALPYHHMNLTMQNNNPTTTTTTPFNNVPAAFAPKSQPSLSMAASLHQDLHQPPNNNNNNAQLMLPPDQEHVASDEGLPSHDGRIIRSLHGNKVAY is encoded by the coding sequence ATGGATTCTGGGAATAGTGGAAGTATCTCCTCTAGTGGCGATGACGAATATGACGATGATTCACGTTCGCATTCACTCTTCCTCAATCCAAATCAAAATCCCCCAGATGCAAACTTCTTTTCTGCTTCTTCCTCTTCTGCTATtaatcttcttccttcttcttccacTACCTTCCCTCCACAATATTCATTCATAAATTTGGATACtaatcattcttcttcttcttcctcctcctcacaAAGATTATTATCCATTCAACCACCCCCAACCCtaccttcttcttcatcttcctccttATTTCTTCAACCTGCACCAccaccgccaccaccaccaacaacaaCTACTATCGGTGTTGCTCATCATCGGAACGCTAACACTAAGAAGAGAAGCAGAGCTTCAAGGCGAGCGCCAACCACCGTTCTCACCACCGACACAACCAACTTCAGAtccatggttcaggaattcacCGGCATCCCTTCTCCGCCCTTCTCCTCCGCCTTCTCTCGCCGCCTCGACCTTCTTGCAACCTCCGCTTCCCTCCGCTCATCATCAGGAGTCATCCCTCACATGGACTTCCACCCTCTAACACGCACCTTCGCACAAAGCCAAAGCCAAAGCCCAAGCCCAAGCCCAAACCCAAACCAGCTATTATTCCATCATCACAATCACACTAGCAGCATGCTTGATGCTATGGCTTCCACTACCACCGCCTCCAACAACCCCCTTAACTTCCATCTACCCCCTGATCTTGCTTTACCCTATCACCACATGAATCTAACCATGCAAAACAACAACCCTACCACCACTACTACCACTCCTTTCAACAATGTTCCTGCAGCGTTTGCTCCTAAGTCTCAACCAAGTCTATCCATGGCGGCATCCCTTCATCAGGATCTTCATCAGCCTCcgaacaataataacaataatgcgCAACTGATGCTACCACCGGATCAAGAACATGTAGCTTCTGATGAGGGTCTCCCAAGCCATGATGGTAGAATAATTAGGTCTTTACATGGAAATAAGGTAGCTTATTAG
- the LOC107460807 gene encoding uncharacterized protein LOC107460807 (The sequence of the model RefSeq protein was modified relative to this genomic sequence to represent the inferred CDS: added 37 bases not found in genome assembly), whose protein sequence is MKGETVTLLLVNLAGIMERADESLLPGVYKEVGEALHTDPTGLGSLTLFRSIVQSSCYPLAAYLSLRHNRAHVIAIGAFLWAAATFLVGFSSTFFQVAVSRGLNGIGLALVTPAIQSLVADSTHDTNRGMAFGWLQLTGNIGAILGGLFSMLIAPLTIMGIPGWRISFHLVGFISVLVGVLVFLFAKDPHFSDNGSRELELEVSAKMRRKDAAGRTFWSEVKNLFQEAKSVSKILSFQIIVAQGVTGSFPWSALSFSPMWLELSGFSHQKTASLIGLFVVSSSIGGLFGGKMGDILSKRLPNSGRIILAQISSASAIPLAAILLLGLPQNPSTIIPHGLVLVIVGFCISWNAPAANNPIFAEIVPERSRTSVYALDRSFESILSSFAPPAVGILAQHVYGYKPIPKGATVSQEILTDRENAASLAKALYTAIGIPMAVCCFIYSFLYHAYPRDRERARMEALIESELQEIESPSLPLDREFEKEGLNGDFDHDGEDNTLLQRRLTFADWTNSFRNSAAS, encoded by the exons ATGAAAGGAGAGACGGTGACTCTGCTGCTTGTGAACCTGGCGGGGATCATGGAGAGGGCCGACGAGTCCCTCCTCCCCGGCGTCTACAAGGAAGTCGGTGAGGCCCTCCACACAG CATCGTCCAGTCCTCCTGCTACCCTCTCGCCGCCTACCTCTCCCTCCGCCACAACCGCGCCCACGTCATCGCCATCGGCGCTTTCCTCTGGGCCGCCGCCACCTTCCTCGTGGGCTTCTCCTCCACCTTCTTCCAG GTGGCTGTGTCACGAGGGCTTAATGGGATTGGCCTTGCACTCGTTACCCCTGCAATTCAGTCTCTTGTTGCTGACTCCACTCATGACACCAATCGTGGCATGGCTTTTGGATGGCTTCAACTCACCGGCAACATTGGTGCCATTCTTGGTGGCCTCTTCTCCATGTTGATTGCTCCCTTAACCATCATGGGCATCCCTGGTTGGAGAATTTCCTTCCATCTAGTTGGATTCATTAGTGTTCTAGTTGGTGTGCTAGTTTTCCTTTTCGCCAAGGATCCACACTTCTCGGATAATGGTAGCCGTGAACTTGAACTTGAAGTTTCTGCGAAAATGCGCCGGAAAGACGCTGCCGGTAGAACATTCTGGTCGGAAGTGAAAAATTTATTTCAGGAAGCCAAGTCGGTTTCCAAGATTTTGTCTTTTCAGATCATTGTTGCGCAGGGTGTCACCGGTTCATTTCCCTGGTCAGCTTTGTCATTTTCACCAATGTGGCTTGAGCTTAGTGGATTTTCCCACCAGAAAACTGCATCTCTCATAGGTTTGTTTGTGGTTTCTTCATCCATTGGGGGTTTGTTTGGAGGCAAGATGGGGGACATCCTTTCGAAACGGCTTCCAAACTCTGGAAGGATAATTCTGGCACAAATAAGCTCTGCATCCGCAATCCCCCTTGCAGCAATACTCTTGCTGGGGTTGCCACAAAATCCATCTACTATTATACCTCATGGTTTGGTTCTGGTCATTGTGGGGTTCTGCATATCTTGGAATGCTCCAGCTGCAAACAA TCCAATTTTTGCAGAGATAGTTCCGGAGAGATCTCGAACTAGTGTATATGCGTTGGATCGATCTTTTGAGTCTATACTATCATCCTTTGCTCCTCCTGCGGTGGGGATTTTGGCTCAACATGTTTATGGGTATAAGCCTATTCCTAAAGGTGCTACGGTATCTCAAGAAATTTTAACAGATAGAGAGAATGCTGCATCACTGGCAAAGGCTTTATATACAGCAATTGGAATTCCAATGGCGGTATGCTGTTTCATATACTCGTTTCTCTATCATGCTTACCCAAGAGACAGGGAACGTGCTAGGATGGAGGCTCTAATAGAATCGGAGTTGCAGGAAATTGAATCACCTAGTTTGCCCTTGGATAGAGAGTTTGAGAAAGAAGGGTTGAATGGTGATTTTGATCATGATGGTGAAGATAACACATTGCTCCAACGGAGGTTGACATTCGCCGATTGGACAAATAGTTTTCGCAACTCTGCAGCCAGCTGA
- the LOC107460808 gene encoding uncharacterized methyltransferase At1g78140, chloroplastic (The sequence of the model RefSeq protein was modified relative to this genomic sequence to represent the inferred CDS: added 80 bases not found in genome assembly), whose amino-acid sequence MPPAMAVIGNTSLFSNLTLSSSLNRSTRLFFISVAFSPTNFRLRAASASSSPSSTATFVDTNPTDSIVAEKEKEKEVKHSSNLLACPVCYDSLNWTSHPSLSVDAIAGSSLQCGTCKKTYIGNQTHLDLTVTTGAKSYGEPMPLTTEFFRLPLISALYERGWRQSFVWGGYPGPEKEFELMKEFLKPVLGGNIIDASCASGLFSRLFAKSGLFPLVVALDYSENMLKQCYXXXXKRVYILYFFYSTFENITLVRADISRLPFVSSSVDAVHAGAALHCWPRPLAAVAEISRVLRPGGVFVATTIIIDGPFIVVPFRSTFSQSFKQVSGSNLFLSERELEELCSACGLVGFKCIRNGFFVMISATKPS is encoded by the exons ATGCCCCCAGCGATGGCAGTTATCGGTAACACCTCATTATTCTCTAACCTCACGCTCTCTTCTTCGCTCAACCGCTCCACGCGCCTCTTCTTCATCTCTGTTGCTTTCTCTCCCACCAACTTTCGCCTTCGAGCTgcctctgcttcttcttctccttcttccacTGCTACTTTCGTCGACACCAACCCAACC CTCCTTGAATTGGACTAGTCATCCTTCCTTATCAGT AGATGCTATAGCTGGGTCTAGTTTACAATGTGGAACGTGTAAGAAAACATATATTGGAAACCAAACGCATCTAGACCTCACGGTAACAACCGGAGCCAAAAGCTATGGTGAACCTATGCCATTAACCACAGAGTTTTTCAG GTTGCCATTGATATCAGCTCTCTATGAGAGAGGCTGGCGCCAAAGTTTTGTATGGGGTGGTTATCCAGGTCCTGAGAAAGAG TTTGAACTGATGAAGGAGTTCTTAAAGCCAGTATTGGGTGGAAATATCATCGATGCTAGTTGTGCAAGTGGATTATTTTCAAGATTATTTGCAAAGAGTGGATTGTTTCCTTTGGTTGTTGCTCTAGACTACTCAGAAAACATGTTGAAACAGTGTTATGANNNNNNNNNCAAAAGAGTAtacattttatatttcttttattcaacTTTTGA GAACATCACCTTGGTTAGAGCAGACATATCAAGACTCCCTTTTGTTTCAAGTTCTGTTGATGCAGTGCATGCGGGCGCAGCTCTCCACTGTTGGCCTAGACCTTTAGCAGCT GTAGCTGAAATAAGTCGTGTTTTACGACCTGGAGGTGTCTTTGTTGCAACCACCATAATAATTGATGGGCCTTTCATTGTTGTCCCATTTAGAAGTACTTTCAGTCAG AGTTTTAAGCAAGTATCCGGAAGTAACTTATTTCTCTCTGAACGTGAACTTGAAGAACTCTGCAGTGCCTGCGGGCTGGTTGGATTTAAATGCATCAGAAATGGATTCTTTGTGATGATTTCTGCTACCAAACCAAGTTAA